From a single Adhaeribacter swui genomic region:
- a CDS encoding eCIS core domain-containing protein → MFSSAEKTVKPAAALQQKAAGTSFFRKAGEEGFFQKEPAQQENTRFFHPSVQAKLTVSRPDDPQEKEADAVADQVMRLPEPVASTLNNPEKKEEKPSRKEAREVQAKSETLPIPAKEEPEQKLAAKLASPVQVLARQVANQQETLGTKSDTVPILRRKSQSLFASNILPRNGRGSPPIATNFEQTLAASKGGGSALPDATRQFMESRFNADFSSVRIHTGPTAENLSSIIQAQAFANGPDIYFNQGKFSPDSTSGRTLLAHELTHTIQQGASKANVSAQKINSNPATTKLSRSVLGQTAGESSYQTRSTPEPSTGNQHFKINRLPKINWINADSPNSKASVRQTPLSSWQINPRGKLQVAPSKSVLELQHFPEAQAKTAPPVKADFLKNSISSLPKKAASEPLSPVEVDRSVATGGKPILPSTAVQSGNTIVARTSVPLSSGPASNISLRAPPVSLVSSSTKAKSVQRALYDGALARVSEFLTDLPGLADLADPKGWLLGKVRQFASYIPGYRALGVILGHDPITGQEIPRNGRNFLEAGLDIIPGGNLLKQKLEELGILERAAAWIDTQIDTVKGIVGGVRAEFTNAWNAIDAGSILDGPMAIVRNLGTILERALNNIIDFARRAAAELLAIIKKFLLTHVVGFIKEHTNAYELLKVILGHDPVTEEPVARNGTNILNALLEMGGDAGREQRKQMQETGTFPKAVAWIDRGIAVFGNLYATIRSNFGQIWNVVSIESLLHPVATFNRIYATFAAPVKQVLDFGREALTAILGFIKEALMVRLSAWAKTVKGYSLVTVIIGKDPFTNQVVPRTVENLIQGFMSLMDGGEEQFHQMKQTGAIARAEQRVQAAVNRLNMTPQYVLQLFIQIWNSFSFADLANPIAAFQRIMARFGEPIGRLIAFVVEIIRIVIDILLQVMQFPTDLIQNIVAKAMQAIEMIKRDPIGFLKNLLRAIKEGFLQFFGNILTHLWNGLKTWFLSEVQAAGIPIPTDFTAMGIIKWLLAVLDITREKIWKKLEEKIGKEKVNKIRRFIDKAEQVANAAGEAYEFVQDVRKRGFMVVIVEKIKEKLTNVWDLVLDSVKSFVMDQIINKAMQKVLSMLDPTGIMAVINSAIALYRAIQSFIRYLRQMLEIVNSFVEGTLEIAKGATKKAANFLENALGRGVPIVIGFLANQIGLNLRGRLRDALTTVRQKVDTGLTWLIDKLVTIVEKVIYMVMGGDAKLKSDERTNEQKLKDLEGAVKESNSLLGERILDKRIRDNRLQSIKNKFRLKDLKYVVDEQKDKGETVHVYAEINPVINGQRMEIDYDLVERELEWPPLVLSWHEGRGGHTIEKHTDPIIPGITPATHSKEQMNEIYATSRIWNENTEDARSAWNDQQTAITTISNVITSNRTNIIKWLVYNDPDNEKNRFNYRGNRANVLGTGLIKIDNIIHKDDVWHARIILKRLIINGKKSFFILTAYPE, encoded by the coding sequence ATGTTTTCCTCTGCCGAAAAAACCGTAAAACCTGCCGCTGCTTTGCAACAGAAAGCTGCGGGCACCTCTTTCTTCCGGAAGGCAGGGGAGGAAGGTTTTTTCCAAAAGGAACCGGCTCAACAAGAAAATACGCGCTTTTTTCATCCATCGGTGCAGGCCAAGTTAACGGTAAGCCGTCCGGATGACCCACAGGAAAAAGAAGCCGATGCGGTAGCCGACCAAGTAATGCGCCTACCCGAACCCGTAGCAAGTACTTTGAACAACCCGGAGAAAAAAGAAGAAAAACCTTCCCGGAAAGAAGCCCGGGAAGTACAGGCCAAATCAGAAACTTTACCTATTCCGGCCAAAGAAGAACCTGAACAAAAACTGGCCGCCAAGTTAGCTTCTCCGGTACAGGTTTTAGCCCGGCAAGTGGCTAATCAACAAGAAACTTTAGGTACGAAAAGCGATACCGTACCAATCTTACGCCGAAAGTCTCAATCCCTTTTTGCAAGTAATATTCTGCCACGAAATGGCCGCGGCTCCCCACCCATAGCAACTAATTTTGAACAAACTTTAGCGGCTTCTAAAGGAGGTGGCAGCGCTTTACCCGATGCTACCCGGCAATTTATGGAAAGCCGGTTTAACGCCGATTTTAGCAGCGTGCGCATTCATACCGGTCCTACGGCCGAAAACCTGAGCAGCATCATCCAAGCGCAAGCTTTTGCGAATGGGCCTGATATTTACTTTAACCAGGGTAAGTTTTCGCCGGATTCAACTTCCGGGCGCACCTTACTGGCCCACGAACTCACTCATACCATTCAGCAGGGGGCGAGCAAAGCCAACGTGTCCGCGCAAAAAATAAACTCTAATCCGGCTACTACTAAGCTGTCCAGGTCGGTATTGGGGCAAACTGCCGGGGAATCTTCTTATCAAACCAGAAGTACTCCTGAGCCCAGTACCGGAAATCAGCATTTTAAAATAAACCGGTTACCCAAAATCAATTGGATAAACGCGGATTCGCCGAACTCCAAAGCCTCGGTTCGGCAAACGCCATTAAGTAGCTGGCAAATAAACCCGCGAGGTAAGTTGCAGGTAGCCCCAAGTAAATCTGTTTTGGAATTACAGCATTTTCCGGAAGCTCAGGCGAAAACCGCACCACCTGTAAAAGCTGATTTTTTAAAAAATTCAATTTCCAGCCTACCCAAAAAAGCCGCGTCAGAACCACTATCCCCGGTAGAGGTAGATCGGTCAGTTGCCACAGGAGGTAAACCCATTTTACCAAGCACTGCCGTGCAATCCGGTAACACAATTGTTGCTCGTACTAGCGTACCCTTATCTTCTGGGCCGGCTAGTAACATAAGTTTACGGGCGCCTCCCGTAAGTTTAGTAAGCAGCTCTACTAAAGCAAAATCGGTGCAACGCGCCCTCTACGATGGCGCTTTAGCGCGGGTCAGTGAATTTTTAACTGATTTGCCCGGACTCGCTGATTTGGCCGATCCGAAGGGTTGGTTGTTGGGTAAGGTGCGCCAGTTTGCTTCGTATATTCCGGGTTACCGGGCGTTGGGCGTTATTCTGGGGCACGATCCCATTACGGGTCAAGAAATTCCGCGCAACGGACGCAACTTCCTGGAAGCCGGATTAGATATTATTCCGGGCGGAAACCTCTTAAAACAAAAATTAGAAGAACTGGGCATTCTGGAGCGGGCCGCCGCCTGGATTGATACCCAAATTGATACGGTTAAAGGCATCGTAGGGGGTGTCCGGGCAGAGTTTACGAATGCCTGGAATGCCATTGACGCCGGCAGCATTCTGGATGGCCCCATGGCCATCGTCCGGAACCTGGGTACTATTCTCGAAAGAGCCTTAAACAACATTATTGATTTTGCCCGCCGGGCCGCCGCCGAGTTGCTCGCCATTATTAAAAAATTCCTGCTCACGCACGTAGTCGGCTTTATTAAAGAACACACCAATGCTTATGAGCTGCTAAAGGTTATTCTGGGCCACGACCCCGTTACCGAAGAACCGGTAGCGCGCAACGGTACCAATATTTTAAATGCTTTATTGGAAATGGGCGGCGATGCCGGCCGGGAGCAGCGCAAGCAAATGCAGGAAACCGGTACTTTCCCGAAAGCTGTTGCCTGGATCGATCGCGGTATAGCGGTGTTTGGTAATTTATACGCTACCATCCGGAGCAATTTTGGCCAGATCTGGAATGTGGTTTCTATTGAGAGTTTGCTACATCCGGTAGCTACTTTTAACCGCATTTACGCCACCTTTGCCGCCCCGGTAAAACAGGTGCTGGATTTTGGGCGCGAAGCCCTGACCGCTATTCTGGGCTTTATTAAAGAAGCTTTAATGGTTCGCCTGAGTGCCTGGGCTAAAACCGTGAAGGGGTATAGCTTAGTAACCGTTATTATCGGCAAAGATCCGTTTACTAACCAGGTTGTGCCCCGCACCGTCGAAAACCTGATTCAGGGCTTTATGAGTTTGATGGACGGTGGCGAAGAACAGTTTCATCAAATGAAACAAACGGGCGCCATTGCCCGCGCCGAACAACGCGTACAAGCGGCCGTGAACCGCTTGAACATGACCCCGCAGTACGTCTTGCAGTTGTTCATCCAAATCTGGAATTCGTTTAGTTTTGCCGATCTGGCAAATCCGATTGCGGCTTTTCAGCGCATCATGGCCCGCTTTGGCGAACCAATTGGCCGCCTGATAGCCTTTGTGGTAGAAATTATCCGGATTGTAATTGATATTCTGCTGCAGGTCATGCAGTTCCCAACTGATCTTATCCAGAACATTGTGGCCAAAGCCATGCAGGCCATCGAGATGATTAAACGCGACCCGATCGGATTTTTAAAAAATTTGCTGCGCGCCATTAAAGAAGGTTTTTTGCAGTTCTTCGGCAACATTTTAACGCACCTCTGGAACGGCTTAAAAACCTGGTTCCTCTCGGAAGTGCAGGCCGCGGGCATTCCCATCCCGACCGATTTTACTGCAATGGGCATTATTAAATGGCTATTAGCCGTGCTGGACATTACCCGGGAAAAAATCTGGAAAAAGCTGGAAGAAAAGATTGGCAAAGAAAAAGTAAATAAAATCCGCCGCTTTATTGATAAAGCCGAGCAGGTAGCCAATGCCGCCGGCGAGGCTTACGAATTTGTGCAGGATGTGCGTAAACGGGGCTTTATGGTGGTTATCGTGGAAAAAATCAAAGAAAAGCTAACCAACGTGTGGGATCTGGTGCTCGACTCAGTGAAAAGCTTTGTTATGGATCAGATTATCAACAAGGCCATGCAAAAAGTACTCAGTATGCTGGACCCTACCGGTATTATGGCGGTTATCAACAGTGCCATTGCCTTGTACAGAGCCATTCAGAGCTTTATCCGGTACCTGCGGCAAATGCTGGAAATTGTTAACTCTTTTGTGGAGGGTACTTTAGAAATTGCCAAAGGCGCCACCAAAAAAGCCGCCAACTTCCTCGAAAACGCGCTGGGTCGTGGGGTGCCCATTGTAATTGGCTTCCTAGCTAACCAAATCGGCTTAAACTTAAGGGGCCGCCTGCGCGATGCCTTAACCACCGTGCGCCAAAAAGTAGATACCGGCTTAACCTGGCTGATTGATAAGTTGGTGACGATTGTGGAGAAGGTAATTTATATGGTGATGGGCGGAGATGCTAAACTTAAATCTGATGAACGCACTAATGAACAAAAGCTAAAAGATTTAGAAGGTGCCGTGAAAGAAAGTAATTCCTTGTTAGGTGAGAGGATTTTAGATAAAAGAATTAGAGATAATCGACTTCAATCTATCAAAAATAAATTTCGTTTAAAAGACCTTAAGTATGTAGTAGATGAACAAAAAGATAAAGGTGAAACAGTACACGTATATGCAGAGATTAATCCTGTAATTAATGGACAAAGGATGGAGATTGATTATGATCTGGTAGAAAGAGAACTAGAGTGGCCACCTTTGGTTTTAAGCTGGCATGAAGGTCGGGGCGGACATACCATAGAAAAACATACTGATCCCATAATCCCAGGGATTACACCAGCTACCCACTCAAAGGAACAAATGAATGAGATATATGCAACATCTAGGATATGGAATGAAAATACCGAAGATGCCCGTTCGGCCTGGAACGATCAACAAACTGCTATTACTACGATATCCAACGTTATTACTTCCAATAGAACTAATATTATTAAATGGCTAGTGTATAATGATCCGGATAATGAAAAAAATAGATTTAATTATCGAGGCAATCGGGCAAATGTTTTAGGAACTGGATTGATTAAAATAGATAACATCATTCATAAAGATGATGTTTGGCATGCCAGAATTATCTTAAAAAGATTAATTATTAATGGTAAGAAAAGCTTTTTCATCTTAACAGCTTACCCAGAATAA
- a CDS encoding eCIS core domain-containing protein has translation MFTTAEKTVKPTAVLPQKAADTSFFRKAGDEGFFRKEVAKQENARFLHPPVQAKLTVNNPDEPQKKEEKLSRLKEEIIPKKTNSPEVAANFKQNLKLAAMLSASVQRLARQSGREQESLGSKSDIPSFLSRVPQQAHAPAAPLGITHLFRTLGGMPLPAEAQEFFQDSYRADVSTIQVHADAEAAAICREKQAVAFTQGNHLYFVPEKYAPGTEAGSQLLAQQVAGSLKQLGIPTPGLMNQITASCQVDNSVTAPNKTTPPEEKTLPSALDKKKTGNLAAAKSGSKKEKSAAFRKNKKKPISDGPAFKAVKQNFKKSPAQPGEDPAFLKIVGKVKATAKTQKQHEDAGVKATDAQKAAPAVANEAESKAQKRKTDGLDEAGKIDKAFNEDAFKTELFKKIEEITPQTLQEATEFKENNRIGEVKKAMGKKVAQEKQSTTAPVAQASAQPLKINEEDHKKTAPLPPTPQGAVPAMLGAREAAPKPKLAPEISLQEQSKSLDEEIKAHQVTEEQLITSNEPDFTTALQEKRKAQQDAIEKPQQYRKQEALLINQAQASVQQDAAQAVTGMHANRGKNFTAVVQQQQTTKQKDQDRRAAVTQEIQAKYILAENKVKKALEEAETESNQLFDEGAEAARQEFENTVAEKMRAYKKRRYSGFWGKLRWGKDKLFGMSEEVNAFYTQGRQLYLNKMDQVITRVANTVTTKLNQAKQAIAEGKKAIDDYVAQLPRDLAAVCKEAAATIQDRFDALEQSVNDKRDALIEGFARKYVNNVKKLDDRITEMKEANQGLIDKAIGFLKKVWQIIKDLTNLFTTIFAKLASIIDIVLSNPGKFFANLGKAFSLGFDNFKKNFLGYLEQGLMDWLKTNLGINGLELPQKFEPSAIFSLALQVMSITKAHIRERAVALLGEKKVALLEAGGGLLVRIYNEGFGVLWDIISEKLSDFKEIVWETIKSYLQTRVIEAALTFLLSMLNPVGAFVKVCIAIYDFLMLLVRFKDRIMDLLDTILNAVTNLASGAVDGAAKAIEGAFAKSIPVIIGFLAALLRLNNIAAKIRDIITRVKTRVEKAIDWGLLKAVSVVKGVGGAVKSGVKNLMGWLSRKKTFASGSASHTIYFAGNPDNPELMIATTPKTFEETVANRRAEISNDEAMDKGQKRNYRRKLTEAEKTYKAMNVLKTNLQQATDEQEKSGLQRDIFGLVDKIIETFGEVGVTEHDVKREVLTAPVQVGDFVKQGSKEYEIIALNNAEQRVKATYLGEKGGTANFLYLDYGKTYSKIPQPSQMPLDNNFLQLNAQSAWDSYAIANKVLNYRRSGFQLNNDAAYQWEHTVEHSTLRSGIFSSQQVNSEKNLAWAPTAINQNVGRIFGTYDRSQLDFLPAHLKSKLSRPNAEGVNELISIREYLLQSRNFAEHEEFKKAYYRTKGVSVKPGTPHGRGYYQVLS, from the coding sequence ATGTTTACAACCGCTGAAAAAACCGTGAAACCCACAGCTGTTTTGCCACAAAAAGCTGCGGACACCTCCTTCTTCCGGAAGGCAGGTGATGAAGGTTTTTTCCGAAAGGAGGTGGCTAAACAAGAAAATGCGCGTTTTCTTCACCCTCCGGTGCAGGCCAAGTTAACAGTAAATAATCCGGATGAGCCGCAGAAAAAAGAAGAAAAACTTTCCCGCTTAAAAGAAGAAATAATACCAAAAAAAACTAATTCCCCGGAAGTAGCTGCTAATTTTAAGCAAAATTTAAAATTAGCAGCTATGTTATCGGCTTCGGTGCAAAGGCTGGCCCGGCAATCTGGGCGGGAGCAGGAAAGCTTGGGTAGTAAGTCCGATATACCTTCCTTTCTTTCCCGGGTTCCGCAACAGGCACATGCTCCTGCTGCACCCTTAGGTATTACCCATTTATTTCGAACATTAGGCGGTATGCCTTTACCCGCGGAAGCGCAGGAATTTTTTCAGGATTCGTACAGAGCTGATGTCAGTACTATCCAGGTACATGCCGATGCGGAAGCCGCGGCTATTTGTCGGGAGAAACAGGCAGTCGCTTTTACCCAAGGGAATCACCTTTACTTTGTACCGGAGAAATATGCGCCCGGAACCGAGGCAGGAAGCCAATTACTCGCTCAACAAGTTGCCGGATCTTTAAAACAATTGGGCATTCCAACTCCGGGTTTAATGAACCAGATTACGGCCAGTTGCCAGGTAGATAACTCCGTTACCGCACCAAATAAAACTACTCCACCCGAAGAGAAAACCTTGCCTTCCGCTTTAGATAAAAAGAAAACCGGAAATCTGGCGGCCGCTAAATCCGGGTCTAAAAAAGAAAAAAGTGCTGCGTTCCGGAAAAATAAGAAAAAACCTATTTCGGATGGCCCGGCTTTTAAAGCAGTAAAGCAAAATTTTAAAAAATCGCCCGCGCAACCCGGTGAAGATCCGGCATTTTTAAAAATAGTAGGTAAAGTTAAAGCCACCGCCAAAACCCAGAAGCAACACGAGGATGCCGGAGTTAAAGCCACAGATGCCCAAAAAGCCGCACCGGCAGTAGCAAACGAGGCGGAAAGCAAAGCACAAAAAAGAAAAACTGATGGTCTGGATGAAGCTGGAAAAATAGATAAAGCTTTTAACGAGGATGCTTTTAAAACAGAATTATTTAAAAAAATAGAGGAAATTACCCCTCAAACGCTGCAAGAGGCAACCGAATTTAAAGAAAACAACCGCATCGGGGAAGTAAAAAAGGCGATGGGCAAAAAAGTAGCTCAGGAAAAACAAAGTACTACCGCTCCGGTTGCGCAGGCAAGCGCCCAACCTTTAAAAATAAACGAGGAAGATCATAAAAAAACAGCGCCTTTGCCGCCCACACCCCAAGGCGCTGTTCCGGCAATGTTGGGTGCCCGGGAAGCGGCCCCTAAACCTAAATTAGCCCCGGAAATTTCGTTACAGGAGCAAAGCAAATCCCTGGACGAAGAAATAAAAGCGCACCAGGTAACCGAAGAGCAATTAATAACCAGCAACGAACCTGATTTTACAACCGCCTTGCAGGAAAAAAGAAAAGCCCAGCAAGATGCCATCGAAAAACCGCAACAATACCGCAAGCAGGAGGCATTATTAATCAACCAGGCACAAGCATCGGTGCAGCAGGATGCTGCGCAGGCTGTAACGGGCATGCACGCCAACCGGGGTAAAAACTTTACAGCCGTAGTACAGCAACAACAAACCACCAAGCAAAAAGACCAGGACCGCCGGGCTGCAGTAACTCAGGAAATCCAGGCAAAATACATTCTTGCCGAAAACAAGGTGAAAAAAGCGTTGGAAGAAGCAGAAACAGAATCGAACCAGCTTTTTGACGAAGGGGCGGAAGCCGCCCGGCAAGAATTTGAAAATACCGTGGCCGAAAAAATGCGGGCCTACAAAAAACGGCGTTACTCTGGTTTTTGGGGCAAGCTGCGCTGGGGCAAAGATAAACTGTTTGGCATGTCCGAAGAAGTAAATGCTTTTTACACGCAAGGCCGGCAATTATACCTGAATAAAATGGACCAGGTAATTACCCGGGTAGCCAACACGGTTACTACCAAACTAAACCAAGCCAAGCAAGCCATCGCCGAGGGTAAAAAAGCCATTGATGATTACGTGGCGCAATTGCCCCGGGATTTAGCTGCAGTTTGCAAAGAAGCCGCCGCTACTATTCAGGATAGGTTTGATGCCCTGGAACAAAGTGTAAACGATAAGCGCGACGCGTTAATTGAAGGCTTCGCCCGGAAATACGTAAATAATGTTAAAAAACTCGACGACCGCATTACCGAAATGAAAGAAGCCAACCAAGGCCTGATTGACAAAGCCATTGGTTTCCTGAAAAAAGTATGGCAAATAATTAAAGACTTAACCAATCTGTTTACCACCATTTTTGCCAAACTTGCTTCCATCATCGACATCGTGCTGAGTAATCCGGGTAAATTTTTCGCTAACCTGGGCAAAGCCTTTAGTCTGGGATTTGATAATTTTAAAAAGAACTTTTTAGGCTACCTCGAACAAGGTTTAATGGATTGGCTTAAAACAAATCTTGGCATCAATGGCCTGGAATTACCCCAGAAATTTGAGCCATCGGCGATATTTAGTTTGGCCTTGCAGGTTATGAGCATTACCAAAGCGCACATTCGCGAAAGGGCCGTGGCTTTGCTGGGCGAAAAAAAAGTAGCGCTACTGGAAGCTGGCGGTGGATTATTAGTCCGGATTTACAACGAAGGTTTTGGGGTACTCTGGGACATTATCTCGGAAAAACTTAGCGATTTTAAGGAAATAGTATGGGAAACGATTAAATCTTATCTGCAAACCCGGGTTATCGAGGCTGCTCTCACTTTTCTGCTGAGTATGCTTAATCCGGTCGGGGCGTTTGTAAAAGTTTGTATCGCTATTTACGATTTTTTAATGCTGTTGGTCCGGTTTAAAGACCGCATTATGGACTTGCTGGATACTATTTTAAATGCTGTTACCAACCTTGCATCGGGAGCGGTTGACGGGGCTGCCAAAGCCATTGAAGGAGCCTTTGCTAAATCGATTCCGGTAATTATTGGTTTTCTGGCGGCACTGTTGCGTTTAAATAATATTGCCGCCAAAATCCGGGATATTATTACGCGAGTAAAAACCCGGGTCGAAAAAGCCATCGACTGGGGACTTTTAAAAGCCGTGAGTGTAGTTAAAGGCGTGGGCGGAGCCGTGAAGTCAGGCGTGAAAAATTTAATGGGCTGGTTAAGCCGCAAAAAAACATTTGCCAGCGGCTCCGCTTCTCATACCATTTACTTTGCCGGTAACCCTGATAATCCGGAGTTAATGATTGCCACCACCCCTAAAACTTTTGAAGAAACCGTAGCCAATCGTCGGGCCGAAATTAGTAATGATGAAGCAATGGATAAGGGGCAGAAAAGAAATTATCGTAGAAAACTAACGGAGGCCGAGAAAACTTATAAGGCCATGAACGTTTTGAAAACAAATTTGCAACAGGCAACGGATGAACAAGAGAAATCTGGGCTGCAGCGGGATATTTTCGGGTTAGTAGATAAAATTATAGAAACGTTCGGGGAAGTGGGTGTAACGGAACACGATGTAAAACGCGAAGTACTAACGGCGCCGGTGCAGGTCGGTGATTTTGTAAAACAAGGCAGCAAAGAGTACGAAATTATAGCCCTGAACAATGCCGAACAAAGAGTAAAAGCTACCTACCTGGGTGAGAAAGGCGGCACGGCCAACTTTTTATACCTCGATTATGGCAAAACGTACAGCAAAATTCCGCAGCCTTCACAAATGCCCCTGGACAATAACTTCCTGCAATTAAACGCGCAATCTGCCTGGGATTCTTACGCTATAGCTAACAAAGTGCTGAATTACCGGAGAAGCGGATTTCAACTGAACAACGATGCTGCTTACCAATGGGAACATACCGTAGAGCACAGTACCTTACGGAGCGGCATTTTCTCGTCGCAGCAAGTTAACTCCGAGAAGAATTTAGCCTGGGCGCCTACTGCCATCAACCAGAACGTTGGCCGGATTTTCGGTACCTACGACCGCAGTCAACTGGATTTTCTGCCGGCTCATTTAAAATCAAAACTCAGCCGGCCCAATGCCGAAGGAGTGAACGAGCTGATCAGCATCCGGGAGTACTTGTTGCAGAGCCGCAATTTTGCGGAACACGAAGAATTTAAAAAAGCTTATTACCGCACAAAAGGTGTTTCGGTAAAACCTGGTACGCCACACGGCCGGGGCTATTATCAGGTATTGAGTTAA